Proteins from a single region of Chlamydia buteonis:
- a CDS encoding IncA family protein, translating to MKCVSPCFYLKLENSEDRCCNFPDSRVHFLTTIVSLIASLLIITGAIAAVILFGAQLGVLCSTVIMGISVAIGVLLFSASLKCFSCHAVISQSQRFSENIPRSYVNDSRFSEATALTEESVEAIERELRTLLSEHEQERLAYQCFISQRDLAKISMDSAREEFDNAYTDFQRFQGLLIVEDGSNLSNECQESLSRFREKSMDYGRSIRRYEDLLQQIQSHQDLIDFRKIAPVYEQVRVLLHARDEAQTRIRSLEDALSLRNREFAILSSMGRDLQSSIEKLQNTQTVNQGTIRALQMRLEEVGKNRNSLEEAPFLIIGGGAEEHIRETLLSDNALNIHPLEEENQKLKRTLALYYRMIERMETRFGQQGHSMLVETSTSQGFLRKFVGNSEEYTREQVGALIASHFEDERENQQREVMRLRELTSQQAQEIADLRSEFLRLGDTVFEATNLNIIDMNLEEDTVHNIVIVEDHFADRRESRE from the coding sequence ATGAAATGTGTTTCTCCCTGTTTCTATTTGAAATTGGAGAACTCTGAAGATCGCTGTTGTAATTTTCCTGATTCTCGAGTTCATTTTCTTACGACTATTGTATCATTAATAGCAAGTTTATTGATTATTACCGGGGCTATAGCTGCTGTGATTCTATTTGGAGCGCAGTTAGGAGTATTGTGTTCTACCGTAATTATGGGTATATCTGTTGCTATTGGAGTATTACTCTTCAGCGCTAGTTTAAAATGTTTTTCCTGCCACGCTGTAATATCTCAGTCGCAGCGTTTTTCTGAAAATATTCCAAGATCTTATGTCAATGATTCTAGATTCTCAGAAGCCACTGCGCTCACAGAGGAAAGTGTAGAAGCCATAGAAAGAGAATTACGTACTTTGTTGTCAGAACATGAGCAAGAGCGCCTCGCCTACCAATGTTTTATAAGTCAGAGAGATCTAGCAAAAATCAGCATGGATAGTGCTAGGGAGGAGTTTGACAACGCATATACAGATTTCCAAAGGTTCCAAGGGCTTCTTATAGTCGAGGACGGTAGTAATCTAAGTAACGAATGTCAAGAGAGCTTGTCTAGATTCAGAGAAAAAAGTATGGACTATGGGCGTTCTATACGGCGTTATGAAGATCTTCTTCAGCAAATTCAATCTCATCAGGATCTTATTGATTTTCGGAAAATTGCCCCTGTATATGAGCAAGTTCGTGTTTTACTGCACGCGAGGGATGAGGCACAAACGCGTATACGTTCTTTAGAAGATGCGTTAAGTCTACGCAATAGGGAGTTCGCTATCTTGTCTAGTATGGGAAGAGATTTGCAAAGTTCAATAGAAAAGCTACAGAATACCCAAACAGTGAATCAAGGGACAATACGTGCTTTGCAAATGCGTTTAGAAGAAGTAGGGAAAAATAGAAATAGTCTTGAAGAAGCTCCATTTTTAATAATAGGCGGAGGAGCTGAAGAGCATATCAGAGAAACATTATTATCTGACAACGCCCTAAACATACATCCCCTTGAAGAGGAGAATCAGAAGCTCAAGCGGACACTAGCTCTTTATTATAGGATGATTGAAAGGATGGAAACACGTTTTGGACAGCAAGGCCATTCAATGCTTGTTGAGACTTCAACTAGTCAGGGTTTTTTGAGGAAATTTGTAGGGAATTCCGAGGAATATACTCGAGAACAAGTAGGAGCCTTGATAGCGAGTCATTTCGAAGATGAAAGAGAAAATCAACAAAGAGAAGTCATGCGATTAAGAGAACTAACTTCTCAGCAAGCTCAAGAGATAGCGGATTTGAGAAGTGAGTTTTTAAGATTAGGGGATACTGTTTTTGAAGCTACTAATCTAAATATTATCGATATGAATTTAGAAGAAGATACAGTTCACAATATAGTGATTGTTGAGGATCATTTTGCAGATCGCCGTGAATCTAGAGAATAA